The Podospora pseudopauciseta strain CBS 411.78 chromosome 2 map unlocalized CBS411.78m_2, whole genome shotgun sequence genome has a window encoding:
- a CDS encoding uncharacterized protein (EggNog:ENOG503P0N6), with amino-acid sequence MEGYLSVPPDRGTIIGRALWKPRYLVVGGPQRDRTAGIMRAPSNRSSAPRELFRVPSEGIYLSIYKSKDDQEPSQQYSINSITDCQVQMMAHRKQGPVLPTLVINIIPDPIADKLRKRRSSRTAGFTSNKDTGPAQLLFRILDEQQQQQQQQQQQPRHNLQDWSRFIQQLIQPNMPPGRAPLSPVTPASPTFVNPFTRPRELSDSQRPGSGNAGPRPGFTRGHTTHSGRDRPVTFSDSPSLRSKRSDLSSATSSIQTHHMAFQNYTTMLPADLPSPATTVGEYQGEFIEGWTSAQGRSSALSSPVRERGSVSSGPTPLAPIMDAGTSPPGPRETILDRAFQMRRIPGSEREVPGEEKLTSLARFDALMRDMDDKRRQREAEDARRKAETAAAASASVSALDEQTGLKSAWDLDDDSSEYDDDDDDDSDGAFDEADLDGDRFSSHHSSAQRALNYISGRPDLRDRPHPPPRTHSIKTPLSYNHEALMALSSSSGVRPQTGYSGNRTRPGMSQRTHSQPQLATIIASSPSTALAEDSLSNLGPGSPPPLQRSQTEKRQSNSSAKRLSFSEFTKRLSSTSSLLLVQTNTSNTSSRGSNGEAADPPMPQSPPQSLHHLHPRAAPPAPLPPQSPTSMSERDRCGWRGSVGVFGAGEGGFL; translated from the exons ATGGAGGGATATTTGAGCGTGCCCCCGGATAGGGGCACGATCATTGGGAGGGCGTTGTGGAAG CCTCGATATCTGGTTGTGGGTGGCCCCCAGCGGGACCGGACGGCCGGTATCATGCGCGCGCCGTCCAACAGGAGCTCGGCTCCCAGGGAGCTGTTCAGAGTGCCATCCGAAGGCATCTATCTGTCGATCTACAAGTCCAAA GACGACCAAGAACCTTCACAGCAGTACTCAATCAACAGCATCACCGACTGTCAGGTGCAGATGATGGCCCATCGTAAACAAGGACCTGTCCTCCCGACTCTGGTCATCAACATTATTCCAGACCCGATTGCGGACAAGCTGCGGAAGCGACGCTCAAGTCGTACGGCTGGCTTCACGTCCAACAAGGACACAGGACCGGCACAGCTGTTGTTCCGTATCCTGGAtgagcaacagcaacagcagcagcagcagcagcagcagcccagACACAATCTCCAGGACTGGTCTCGCTTCATCCAGCAGCTCATTCAGCCCAATATGCCGCCAGGCAGAGCGCCCCTGAGCCCGGTCACGCCCGCTTCACCAACATTTGTCAACCCCTTTACCCGTCCAAGGGAATTAAGCGACAGCCAGAGGCCAGGCAGCGGGAATGCTGGACCGCGACCCGGATTCACCAGGGGCCACACGACGCACTCTGGGCGCGACCGCCCTGTGACTTTCTCGGATTCACCAAGTCTGCGATCCAAGCGAAGTGATCTTTCGTCGGCCACGAGCTCGATTCAGACGCACCATATGGCTTTCCAGAATTACACCACTATGCTCCCGGCCGACCTCCCGTCCCCGGCCACCACCGTTGGCGAGTACCAGGGCGAGTTTATCGAGGGGTGGACTTCGGCACAAGGGCGGTCCTCGGCTCTCAGCTCACCGGTGAGGGAACGGGGGAGTGTCAGTTCGGGCCCAACACCACTTGCGCCTATTATGGATGCCGGTACATCGCCTCCAGGGCCACGGGAAACCATTCTGGACCGTGCTTTCCAAATGCGGCGCATTCCCGGCTCGGAACGTGAAGTTCCTGGCGAGGAGAAACTGACTTCATTGGCCCGATTTGATGCTCTTATGCGAGACATGGATGACAAAAGGAGGCAGCGAGAAGCTGAGGATGCCAGGCGGAAGGCAGAGACAGCCGCTGCGGCTTCAGCGTCAGTTTCAGCCCTGGACGAACAAACTGGGCTGAAAAGCGCTTGGGACTTGGATGATGATTCCTCGGAAtatgacgacgatgatgatgacgatagCGATGGGGCATTTGATGAGGCGGATTTGGACGGTGACCGGTTTTCATCCCACCACAGTTCGGCTCAGCGGGCCTTGAATTACATTTCTGGACGACCAGACCTACGAGACCGACCTCACCCGCCACCAAGAACTCACTCGATCAAGACCCCGCTTAGCTATAACCATGAGGCTCTGATGGCATTGTCATCGAGTAGCGGTGTTCGACCCCAGACAGGCTACTCTGGCAACCGGACGAGGCCAGGCATGTCTCAAAGAACACACTCCCAACCACAGCTGGCGACCATCAttgcctcttctccttcaacagCGCTGGCCGAGGATTCACTGTCCAACCTCGGCCCCGGCTCGCCCCCTCCTCTGCAACGAAGCCAGACGGAAAAGCGGCAATCCAACTCGAGCGCCAAACGCCTGAGCTTTAGCGAGTTCACCAAGAGGCTGAGCAGCACGAGCAGCTTGTTGCTGGTCCAGACCAACACaagcaacaccagcagcCGGGGGAGCAACGGCGAAGCGGCCGACCCTCCCATGCCGCAATCACCACCTCAGagtcttcaccacctccatccccggGCTGCTCCACCAGCACCCCTGCCACCGCAGTCGCCAACTTCGATGAGCGAGCGTGATCGCTGCGGATGGCGCGGCAGCGTCGGTGTCTTCGGTGCTGGCGAGGGGGGGTTTCTCTAA
- a CDS encoding uncharacterized protein (EggNog:ENOG503P43B), with the protein MSAIDLEDNDWVDDVQDLDFFDDDDDDWDLDDLIANPQNEAQRIYFDNVVAREERTEEEIEALGIRPDVPSIVLHMTRWEEEARSVVANGRIIPTVSNLSDRVQLVYHGRPKEFAFSDEEESEDEAAVLGKNEEEFEATWESQLIEHGLENNNPLLQREYRAIARERFLSLKQSIKTWQKAQRAPKRPKPTIDLLSTLCTTPELLIEVCKHLRPKDLVNLHALHRGFHNTLNHNMRKFVYAWSRHMAPVASRIYSSPVYAHWFIPDPLGRKCTRSDHEISLPRPGQACLGEDDMHVNCDGSKTRLVPGLLWLQHVVQREVRVRDVLAVLARHGHRTLPETDATLQKIWLVLECPTNRMRLTLFCNESFLTDDDLYRFQLFFVKLVLLFNDPVFGPGSTVLARLFMGQRGLSPLWKFLRRKGYTTEAGIHQLKLRYDVPPKNREIWSGEPVMGVQIYDMGVGQFEGWERGGTEILMRPEELVVMEGGRRGLGAMCGWECLFGMMTYGHVDYETGDNLVPSLEEMYMSDEDEEEKTGLERVAGLHENEIVNGKCGNVPFERGMWQPKHARKVRWKELTDEEREEMIKEEEKEMARKERVNKGMDMYRLARRKLEDVYNITAMGFKGKKFKIKVPDPKVDWKEETAEIHRQVLFRMKAAMAAATVVSSDESESPPRATKLPRLEDVGVVNDQVVEAAPGNMDDDRDTNMDQDMAESVDKDMDVEMEIIDPDHNTGEDEGYDAESEEFDDEGWEEFEDGKMEIDSPPFTVVLRPAPPPPPPPPPPPPHLQSPPPQALADVINHDNHLDTIWSSPPNSAPQNPASFNALPISEQYPILFGPELPSSQNLSPSHGAHAISQATTHLPPEQHLWDPSNITLHQHSPPDANSSSDLDFNDFELETIPIPPEEISTFMSGQYMTPPPPSDSDSFGTPSSPPPLSSSSSEPPPSPSPSPQPQPEQPPPLHFPGIAPLDPSAPPPPSPDFHLSPPFPIQPPSPSDSDLTTLDSHPPPLPPYLQPLESMSVPEAEQSIAQVEDEDLMALADIQYDSATEADVNDPDGGVDWEHYVNNLDMYRSGPGQSWCLQRVPVHPDWAEEQRKEEEYTRERERIKSRLDEIKPDLWRDWTEGALGEHCRLGAELGRLEAERQGREQPPRDEQQVEWEEQEKSMIHGRMGQLRRELYGEDGATEEHERLVGELMRLEEGWRHEWDGERELGGDVELQRQQSTTTTTQGQPSTSPSQQSSKQKTSTQGQQQPRIQLQHPPHGTLLPNMETIRRQRWPSPTNDFWESPRVRKARDWYSPW; encoded by the exons aTGAGTGCCATCGACCTCGAAGACAACGACTGGGTTGATGACGTGCAGGATTTGGATTTCtttgacgatgacgatgatgactgGGATTTGGACGACCTCATCGCCAACCCGCAAAATGAGGCCCAGCGGATCTATTTCGACAACGTTGTCGCTCGCGAAGAGAGAACAGAGGAAGAGATCGAGGCCCTTGGTATCCGGCCCGATGTCCCTTCCATCGTCCTCCACATGACCcgctgggaggaggaggctcgCTCGGTTGTTGCCAACGGGAGAATCATCCCTACCGTGTCTAACCTTTCCGACAGAGTCCAGCTCGTCTACCACGGCCGTCCCAAGGAATTCGCCTTCTCTGACGAGGAAGAGTCCGAAGATGAGGCAGCCGTCCTTGGCAAGAACGAAGAGGAGTTTGAAGCCACCTGGGAGTCACAGCTGATCGAGCACGGCCTCgagaacaacaaccccttgCTGCAGAGGGAATACCGTGCCATCGCGAGGGAACGTTTCCTCTCCCTGAAGCAATCGATCAAAACCTGGCAAAAGGCACAACGGGCCCCCAAACGTCCCAAACCGACCATCGACCTGCTGTCAACCCTCTGCACGACCCCCGAGCTCCTCATCGAAGTCTGCAAGCACCTCCGCCCCAAAGACCTCGTCAACCTCCACGCCCTCCACCGCGGCTTCCACAACACCCTCAACCACAACATGCGCAAGTTTGTCTATGCCTGGTCCCGGCACATGGCCCCCGTGGCCTCGAGGATCTACTCGTCCCCCGTCTACGCCCACTGGTTCATCCCCGACCCTCTCGGCCGAAAGTGCACCCGCTCCGACCACGaaatctccctcccccgaccGGGCCAGGCCTGTCTGGGGGAAGACGACATGCACGTCAACTGCGACGGGAGCAAAACCCGTCTTGTACCAGGCCTTCTCTGGCTGCAGCACGTGGTGCAAAGGGAGGTTCGCGTGCGTGACGTGCTCGCCGTCCTCGCCAGACACGGTCATCGCACGCTCCCGGAAACGGACGCCACCCTCCAAAAGATCTGGCTGGTGTTAGAGTGCCCTACCAACAGGATGAGACTCACCCTCTTTTGCAACGAGAGCTTCCTCACCGACGATGATCTGTACCGCTTCCAGCTGTTTTTTGTAAAGTTGGTCCTCTTGTTCAACGATCCCGTCTTTGGGCCGGGGTCGACTGTTCTGGCGAGGTTGTTTATGGGGCAGAGGGGGCTGAGTCCGCTGTGGAAgtttttgaggaggaaggggtacACCACCGAGGCGGGGATACATCAGCTGAAGCTGAGGTATGACGTGCCGCCGAAGAATAGGGAGATATGGAGTGGGGAgccggtgatgggggtgcAGATTTATGACATGGGGGTCGGGCAgtttgaggggtgggagaggggggggaccGAGATTCTCATGAGGccggaggagctggttgttatggagggggggaggagggggctggGGGCGATGTGCGGGTGGGAGTGTTTGTTTGGGATGATGACGTATGGACATGTCGACTACGAGACTGGGGATAATCTGGTGCCGAGTTTGGAGGAGATGTACATgagtgatgaggacgaggaggaaaagactGGGCTGGAACGAGTGGCGGGTTTGCACGAGAATGAGATTGTCAACGGGAAGTGCGGGAATGTGCCCTTTGAGAGGGGGATGTGGCAGCCCAAGCATgcgaggaaggtgaggtGGAAGGAGTTGACggacgaggagagggaggagatgatcaaggaagaagagaaggagatggcgaggaaggagagggtgaacAAGGGGATGGATATGTAtaggttggcgaggaggaagttggaggATGTGTATAACATTACGGCTATGGGGTTTAAGGGGAAGAAGTTTAAGATCAAGGTGCCGGATCCGAAGGTGgactggaaggaggagacggcTGAGATTCACCGGCAGGTGCTGTTCAGGATGAAGGCTGCTATGGCGGCGGCTACGGTGGTGTCTAGTGATGAGTCGGAGTCTCCACCTAGGGCCACGAAACTGCCCAGGCTGGaggatgttggtgttgtgaaCGATCAGGTCGTTGAGGCTGCGCCTGGGAACATGGACGATGATAGGGACACTAACATGGACCAGGACATGGCCGAGAGCGTGGATAAGGATATGGACGTGGAGATGGAAATCATTGACCCAGACCATAACACGGGCGAAGACGAAGGCTACGACGCTGAGTCGGAAGAGTTTGACGACGAAGGCTGGGAGGAGTTCGAGGATGGCAAAATGGAAATCGACAGCCCCCCTTTCACTGTTGTTCTCcgtccagcaccaccaccaccaccacctcctcctcctc ctcctcctcatcttcagtccccccctccccaagccCTAGCTGACGTCATCAAccacgacaaccacctcgacaccatctggtcctcaccccccaactctgccccccaaaacccagccTCATTCAATGCCCTTCCCATATCAGAGCAGTACCCCATTCTATTCGGCCCTGAGCTCCCTTCCTCACAAAACCTATCCCCCTCTCACGGCGCCCACGCCATCAGTCAAGCGACCACTCACCTTCCCCCCGAACAGCACCTCTGGGATccctccaacatcaccctccaccaacacTCCCCCCCAGACGCtaactcctcctccgacctCGACTTCAACGACTTCGAACTCGAgaccatccccatcccccccgaAGAAATTAGTACCTTCATGTCAGGCCAATACAtgacaccacccccaccctcagACTCGGACTCATTCggcaccccctcctcgcctccccccttatcctcatcctcctcagaaccacccccctcgccatccccttccccccagccccaacccgaacaaccccccccacTCCACTTCCCCGGAATAGCACCACTTGACCCATCcgcccccccacccccctcccccgacttCCACCTCTCACCCCCGttccccatccaacccccctccccctccgacTCGGACCTCACAACTCTCGActcacaccctcccccactACCCCCCTACCTCCAACCTCTAGAATCCATGTCCGTCCCCGAAGCAGAGCAATCCATCGCACAAGTCGAAGACGAAGATCTGATGGCTCTCGCAGACATCCAATACGACTCGGCGACCGAAGCCGACGTCAACGATCCGGACGGGGGTGTCGACTGGGAGCATTACGTCAATAACCTTGATATGTACCGTTCTGGGCCGGGGCAGTCGTGGTGTTTGCAGCGGGTGCCTGTCCATCCTGATTGGGCCGAGGAGCAGCggaaagaagaggagtatacaagagagagggagaggataAAAAGTAGGTTGGACGAGATCAAACCGGATCTATGGCGGGACTGGACGGAGGGCGCGTTGGGGGAGCATTGTCGGTTGGGAGCTgagttggggaggttggaggcggagaggcAGGGGAGGGAGCAGCCGCCACGGGACGAGCAGCAGGtggagtgggaggagcaggagaagtcCATGATACATGGCCGGATGGGGCAGTTGAGAAGAGAGTTgtatggggaggatggggcgACGGAGGAGCatgagaggttggtgggcgagttgatgaggttggaggaggggtggcgTCATgagtgggatggggagagggagttggggggagaCGTTGAGCTGCAGAGGCAGCAGTCAACAACTACTACCACTCAGGGTCAGCCTTCCACATCCCCGAGTCAACAATCCAGCAAGCAGAAGACCAGCACCCAAG gtcaacaacaacccaggatccaactccaacacccaccacacggcaccctcctcccaaacatGGAAACAATCCGCCGTCAACGCTggccctccccaaccaacgACTTTTGGGAGAGTCCCAGGGTCAGAAAGGCAAGAGACTGGTACTCACCGTGGTga
- the HAT2 gene encoding Histone acetyltransferase type B subunit 2 (EggNog:ENOG503NV7T; COG:B), translating into MAPSEVVNDVDVNMEEEDEDEKMQQKLINEEYKVWKKNSPFLYSMILSTALEWPTLTTQWFPDVKDVPDKNYTTHRLLLGTHTAEGKPNYLQIADVEVPKPVKPSARDYDEDRGEIGGHGNLGGSGEPHVIKMTITQKIDHPGEVNKARYQPQNPDIIATLAVDGRVLIFDRTKHSLQPTGTPNPQLECIGHTQEGFGLDWSPDKPGWLATGSEDNTVMVWDLNSYSGTDKKVRPWRKYTHHSHVVNDVQYNPITPSWIGTVSDDVTMQVIDIRTADSTKAAAVARDGHSDAINAIAWNPKVNYLVATASADKTIGIWDLRNLKAGKIHTLEGHNDAVTSLAWNPIDHAILGSGSYDRRIILWDISLIGDEQTPEEAEDGPPELLFMHGGHTNHLADFSWNKNIPWLVCSAAEDNLLQIWQPTKSIISPPNQEMEMNEMGSADGTSIP; encoded by the exons atggctcCCTCCGAGGTTGTCAACGACGTGGACG TCAAtatggaggaagaggacgaggacgagaaaATGCAGCAAAAACTCATCAACGAGG AGTACAAGGTCTGGAAGAAGAACAGTCCATTCCTCTACAGCATGATCCTCAGCACAGCGTTGGAGTGGCCGACACTGACCACCCAGTGGTTCCCCGACGTTAAGGACGTTCCAGACAAGAATTACACGACCCATCGCCTGCTTCTGGGAACACATACTGCAGAGGGCAAGCCAAACTACCTTCAGATCGCCGACGTCGAGGTGCCAAAGCCGGTCAAGCCTAGCGCTCGCGACTACGATGAGGACCGCGGCGAGATTGGCGGACATGGAAACTTGGGCGGATCTGGCGAGCCGCATGTGATCAAGATGACGATTACGCAAAAGATCGATCACCCGGGTGAAGTCAACAAGGCGCGATACCAACCTCAAAATCCCGACATCATCGCCACGCTCGCTGTCGACGGGAGGGTGCTCATTTTCGATCGGACCAAGCACAGCTTGCAGCCAACGGGAACCCCCAATCCCCAGCTCGAGTGCATTGGTCACACGCAGGAAGGTTTCGGTCTGGACTGGAGCCCAGACAAGCCTGGCTGGTTGGCGACCGGTAGCGAAGACAATACCGTCATGGTTTGGGATTTGAACTCGTACAGCGGCACTGACAAGAAGGTGAGGCCTTGGCGCAAGTACACCCACCACAGCCATGTCGTCAACGATGTCCAGTACAACCCTATCACCCCGTCCTGGATCGGCACCGTATCAGACGATGTGACGATGCAAGTCATTGACATCCGCACCGCTGACAGCACCAAGGCGGCTGCCGTTGCCCGCGATGGCCACAGCGATGCCATCAATGCCATCGCCTGGAACCCCAAGGTCAACTACCTCGTCGCCACCGCCTCGGCTGACAAGACGATTGGTATCTGGGATCTCCGAAACCTCAAGGCCGGCAAGATCCACACGCTCGAGGGCCACAACGACGCGGTTACCTCTCTGGCCTGGAACCCAATCGACCACGCCATCCTCGGCAGTGGAAGCTACGACCGCCGGATTATCCTCTGGGATATCAGCCTTATTGGTGACGAGCAAACAcccgaggaggctgaggatgGACCGCCGGAGCTTCTATTCATGCACGGCGGCCACACTAACCATCTGGCCGACTTTAGCTGGAACAAAAACATCCCCTGGCTCGTCTGCAGCGCGGCCGAGGACAACTTGCTGCAGATCTGGCAGCCGACCAAGAGCATCATCTCGCCGCCGAACCAGGAGATGGAAATGAACGAAATGGGGAGCGCCGACGGAACATCTATCCCCTAG